Proteins from one Hyperolius riggenbachi isolate aHypRig1 chromosome 2, aHypRig1.pri, whole genome shotgun sequence genomic window:
- the LOC137546804 gene encoding potassium voltage-gated channel subfamily A member 3-like: MDEHLSLLHSPPPSSTRHRTNSNIINPGYTDAEQEIMTVVACDHLLEEAPGGQHEQDEHECCERVVINISGLRFETQLKTLAQFPDTLLGDPKKRMRYFDPLRNEYFFDRNRPSFDAILYYYQSGGRIRRPVNVPIDIFSEEIRFYELGEEAMEKFREDEGFIREEERPLPANDFQKQVWLLFEYPESSGPARGIAIVSVLVILISIVIFCLETLPEFRDDKEYNGPILPPVNGTGPFLSSSFTDPFFVVETLCIIWFSFELLVRFFACPSKATFSKNIMNIIDIVAIIPYFITLGTELAERQGNGQQAMSLAILRVIRLVRVFRIFKLSRHSKGLQILGQTLKASMRELGLLIFFLFIGVILFSSAVYFAEADDPASGFNSIPDAFWWAVVTMTTVGYGDMHPVTIGGKIVGSLCAIAGVLTIALPVPVIVSNFNYFYHRETEGEEQAQYLHVGSCQHLSSNEDLKKTRSNSTLSKSEYMVIEEGVSPGPFKQPSFKAANCTTTTNNPNCVNIKKIFTDV; this comes from the coding sequence ATGGACGAGCACCTCAGCCTCCTGCACTCGCCTCCGCCGTCCTCCACCAGGCACCGCACCAACAGCAACATCATCAACCCGGGCTACACGGACGCCGAGCAGGAGATCATGACGGTGGTGGCGTGCGATCACCTGCTGGAGGAGGCGCCGGGCGGGCAGCACGAGCAGGACGAGCATGAGTGCTGCGAGCGGGTGGTCATCAATATCTCCGGCCTCCGCTTCGAGACACAGCTGAAAACTTTAGCGCAGTTCCCGGACACCCTGCTGGGCGACCCCAAGAAGAGGATGCGATACTTCGACCCCCTGCGGAACGAGTACTTCTTTGACAGGAACCGGCCGAGCTTCGATGCGATCCTGTACTACTACCAGTCGGGTGGCAGGATCCGCCGCCCAGTCAATGTGCCCATAGACATCTTCTCCGAGGAGATCCGCTTCTACGAGCTGGGGGAGGAAGCCATGGAGAAGTTTCGGGAGGATGAGGGCTTCatcagggaggaggagaggccgCTGCCCGCCAATGACTTCCAGAAACAAGTCTGGCTCCTCTTTGAGTACCCGGAGAGCTCTGGGCCAGCCCGGGGCATTGCCATTGTCTCAGTGCTGGTCATCCTCATCTCCATTGTCATCTTCTGCCTGGAAACTTTGCCCGAGTTCCGGGACGATAAGGAGTACAACGGGCCCATATTGCCCCCAGTGAATGGCACCGGACCCTTCCTGAGCAGTTCCTTCACGGACCCTTTCTTTGTGGTGGAGACCCTGTGCATCATCTGGTTCTCCTTCGAGCTGCTGGTCAGGTTCTTTGCCTGTCCCAGCAAGGCTACCTTCTCCAAGAACATCATGAACATCATTGACATTGTAGCCATCATTCCCTACTTCATCACCCTGGGCACCGAGCTAGCTGAGCGCCAGGGCAATGGGCAGCAAGCCATGTCTCTGGCCATCCTGAGGGTCATTCGGCTGGTCAGAGTCTTTCGCATATTTAAACTCTCCAGACACTCAAAGGGGCTGCAGATTCTGGGGCAAACTCTGAAAGCCAGCATGAGGGAGTTGGGGCTgctcatcttcttcctcttcatcGGGGTCATCCTGTTCTCCAGCGCTGTGTACTTTGCTGAAGCTGATGACCCGGCCTCAGGCTTCAACAGTATCCCGGACGCCTTCTGGTGGGCAGTGGTCACCATGACTACAGTAGGCTATGGAGACATGCACCCGGTCACTATAGGGGGGAAAATAGTGGGGTCTCTGTGTGCCATAGCGGGTGTGCTAACCATTGCCCTGCCAGTGCCTGTCATCGTGTCCAACTTTAACTATTTCTATCATCGGGAGACCGAGGGAGAGGAGCAAGCTCAGTACCTGCATGTGGGAAGCTGCCAGCACCTCTCCTCCAACGAGGATCTGAAAAAGACCCGTAGCAATTCCACATTGAGCAAGTCTGAGTACATGGTGATAGAGGAGGGAGTCAGCCCGGGACCCTTCAAACAGCCTAGTTTTAAGGCTGCCAACTGTACCACCACCACCAATAACCCGAACTGTGTGAATATCAAGAAGATCTTCACAGATGTGTAA